The proteins below are encoded in one region of Saccopteryx leptura isolate mSacLep1 chromosome 1, mSacLep1_pri_phased_curated, whole genome shotgun sequence:
- the LOC136389579 gene encoding triggering receptor expressed on myeloid cells 3-like → MGRTRLRGWPRLLLLLWVSGLRAAEEEESQCLLEGRNLTVQCLYNTLFASSLKAWQRVPSQGPPQTLIRTNTTSLSKKLVQNGRYLLEDDPSNSEFKVTVTELRRQDAGLYQCAIDLSPRTPRVLPPRIRLALCGGTTQQPMPMPTDRNLHNGTLNGGGLFAFDLSSLPLLTIVLACGFILNKGLVFSVMFVLLWKGCASGEPNPGKQPAEPSRS, encoded by the exons ATGGGGAGGACGCGGCTCAGGGGGTGGccccggctgctgctgctgctctgggtCTCAG GACTCCGAGCTGCAGAGGAAGAGGAATCACAGTGCCTACTAGAGGGGAGGAACCTGACCGTACAATGTCTTTACAACACGCTCTTCGCCTCCAGCCTGAAGGCCTGGCAGCGCGTACCGAGCCAGGGCCCCCCGCAGACACTGATCAGAACGAACACTACAAGCCTAAGTAAAAAACTGGTCCAGAACGGACGATACCTGCTGGAGGATGATCCCAGCAATTCCGAGTTCAAGGTCACAGTGACAGAGCTGCGGCGGCAGGACGCGGGACTGTATCAGTGCGCGATTGACCTCTCACCCCGGACACCCCGAGTCCTGCCTCCTCGGATCCGGCTGGCACTGTGCGGAG GGACGACACAGCAGCCGATGCCCATGCCCACAGACAGAAATTTGCATAACGGGACGCTAAATGGAG GCGGGCTGTTCGCCTTTGACCTTTCCAGCCTGCCTCTGCTGACCATTGTTCTGGCCTGTGGCTTCATCCTGAACAAGGGCCTGGTGTTCTCAGTCATGTTTGTCCTCCTTTGGAAAGGCTGTGCCTCAG GCGAGCCAAACCCAGGGAAGCAGCCAGCCGAGCCTTCCCGGAGCTGA